The DNA sequence CGCGCGAGCGGACGATTTTGAAGGGCGAGGTACCGAGCCCGCTCAATCCGCCGGCGGGCTGCGTCTTCCACCCCCGGTGCCCCATCGCCATCGAGGAGTGCAAGCAGGCGGTGCCTGCACTGCGGGAGATTCGGCCCGGGCACCTGGTGGCCTGCATCCGCGTTTAGTCACCGAGCGATGACGCTTCCAGCCTTGACAGGCGGGAGGTGCGACCGCTAATGTACGCTAAGCCGTTGGAACCACTGACGGTCTTTCCCGTCGCACCAGCGCAAGGAGGCGTCGCATGACACTGTCCACTGCCGGGCGCATCACGATGGGACTTCTGCTGGCCGCCGCCCTCGCGGTGCCGACGTCAGCCATGGCCCAGGACAAGCCCCGCTCAGGCGGCGATCTGATCTTCGTCGTTCCCTCGGAACCGCCCTCCTACGATGCCCATCAGGAGGAGACCTTCGGGGTCATCCACCCCATGGCACCGCACTACAGCACGCTCCTCAAGGTCGACCCCTTCGACAAGACGGGGACCAAGCCGGTGGGCGACCTGGCCGAGTCCTGGACCATCTCCAAGGACGGGATGACCTATACCTTCAAGCTCCGGCGCGGGGTCAAGTTCCACGACGGCAGCGAGATGACCTCCAAGGACGTCAAGGCCAGCTACGACAAGATCATCTTTCCCCCGCCCGGCGTGAAGTCGGACCGGAAGACCGCGTACGAGGTGGTCGAGGTGGTCGAGGCCCCGGACGCCTACACGGTACGCTTCCGTCTCAAGCGGCCGGAGTCGTCCCTGCTGCTCAATCTGGCCTCGCCCTGGAACTGGATCTACAAGGCCGACATCCTCGCCAAGGACATGCACTGGTACCAGAAGAACGTCATGGGCACCGGGCCCTTCAAGTTCGTGGAGCACGTGAAGGGCTCGCACTGGGTCGGCAAGAAGAACCCGGACTACTGGGACAAGGGCAAGCCCTACCTGGACAGCTACCGCGCGATCTTCGTCTCCTCGTCGTCGGCCCAGGTGGCGGCCGTCCGCGGTGAGCGCGCCCACATCCAGTTCCGCAGCTTCAGCCCGGGCGAGCGCGACAGCCTCGTGCAGGCGCTGGGCTCCAAGATCACGGTGCAGGAGAGCCCGTGGGACTGCCTGAACTTCGTGACGATGCATCACGAGAAGAAGCCCTTCGACGACAAGCGGGTCCGGCGCGCCCTGTCTCTCGCCCTGGACCGCTACGAGGGCTCGAAGGCGCTGTCGCGGATCACGCTGGTCAAGGATGTAGCGGGCATCCAGGTGCCCGGCACGCCCTACGCAACTCCCCAGGCGGAGCTGGAGAAGCTGGCCGGCTACGGGCACGACATCAACGCCAACCGGGCCGAGGCCAAGCGCCTGCTGCGCGAGGCGGGCGTTCCGGACGGTTTTGCGTTCACTTTCAAGAACCGCGCCATCCCGCACCCGTACGAGCCCCTGGGCATCTGGCTCATCGATCAGTGGCGCCAGATCGGGCTCAACGTCAAGATGGAGATGATCGAGGCCTCGGCCTACCATCCGATGCTCAAGCGCGGCGACTTCGACGTGACCATGGACTTCCAGTGCGGCTTCATCGTCGAGCCGGACCTGGACCTGCCGCGGTTCGTCAGCACGTCGGACACCAACTACGGCAAGCACAAGGACAAGATGATCGACGAGCTCTTCGCCAAGCAGGCGCGAGCCACCGATGCCGAGGAGCGGAAGCGCTACCTCCGCGCCTTCGAGAAGCGCCTCCTCGACGAGGAGGTCCACGTGATCTACACGCTCCAGTGGCACCGCATCATCCCGCACAACTCGAAGGTCAAGGGCTGGACGATCACGCCCAGCCACTATTTGAACAACCAGCTC is a window from the Candidatus Methylomirabilota bacterium genome containing:
- a CDS encoding ABC transporter substrate-binding protein; translated protein: MTLSTAGRITMGLLLAAALAVPTSAMAQDKPRSGGDLIFVVPSEPPSYDAHQEETFGVIHPMAPHYSTLLKVDPFDKTGTKPVGDLAESWTISKDGMTYTFKLRRGVKFHDGSEMTSKDVKASYDKIIFPPPGVKSDRKTAYEVVEVVEAPDAYTVRFRLKRPESSLLLNLASPWNWIYKADILAKDMHWYQKNVMGTGPFKFVEHVKGSHWVGKKNPDYWDKGKPYLDSYRAIFVSSSSAQVAAVRGERAHIQFRSFSPGERDSLVQALGSKITVQESPWDCLNFVTMHHEKKPFDDKRVRRALSLALDRYEGSKALSRITLVKDVAGIQVPGTPYATPQAELEKLAGYGHDINANRAEAKRLLREAGVPDGFAFTFKNRAIPHPYEPLGIWLIDQWRQIGLNVKMEMIEASAYHPMLKRGDFDVTMDFQCGFIVEPDLDLPRFVSTSDTNYGKHKDKMIDELFAKQARATDAEERKRYLRAFEKRLLDEEVHVIYTLQWHRIIPHNSKVKGWTITPSHYLNNQLDTVWLGD